The genomic region GCCTACATGGCTAAGCGTAAGCAACAGAAGACGTTTGCTATCATCTGTTTAATTTCGATTATCGGGATCGTCGTTTCACCCGTATTCCTCTATGGGATTTTATCCCTGAAAAAGACCTTTACTGCAATCATTCCTAGTGAAATGGAACGCGAGGAAGCAGTTAACCATGCTCAAGCTCAAGTTGAGTAATAGGCTGTGAAAAAAAGAAAGGGTCAGAGCTCTTCTCTTTTGTTACCAATGAACCATTAAAAAGAGTAATCATCCTTTTCAATCTCCTGCTCATACTTTTCACCTGTTTCACTTATGAGATAAAATGTACCGCTCTGGGCAAGAGGGCCCACCTGAATCAGCCCCTTTCTCTCTAACTGGTCAATGGCATTGGTGATCTGAAGACGACTATATGTGAGTGAAACCACCATATCTTCTGAGCAGAAACCTGAAACGCCTGAGTCGATACAGTTGGACAAAATTGCCGTCTCCACTTCAGAAAGGCGGCTTTTGGATGCAGATGATTGCATGCCAGCCAGTTGCGCTTGCAGCTGAATCACCATCTTATTCAATGTGGCGTTCTCATCTGCGAGCTTTGCCAGTTTTTCGCCGGATTCAGTGAGCGTTGTCTGAAGCCCGCTACTCTTCTCTTTCAGCTGATCAATCTCATTGCGTTGCGCATCGAACAGATTGGTAATCAGTTGCATGAGCGTGTCATCAAGCACTTTTCCTTTGAATGTATTAAGGGTTGCCGTGATCTTCATCTCTCCTCCAACGATGCGTTAAGCTTATGAGTCAAATTAAACTTATCGTAAGTTGTTCAAAGAATAAAGTACCCTTTTTGAAGATTTAGTGGTGAATGATGGGGTAGTTTTGCAATGCCCTGCAACGTGGTTACAACATCACCAAACATGGATCGGTTGCAATGGTCGGTCATACACGGGTAACGCGATGAAGATCATATGCAGGCTTTAAGCAGGTAGTGTTGAAACCCGTGGTTCAATGTTTTCCTGACCCTTGTTTGCAGCTCTTCCGGTTGTTTGTGAGTGATTCACTTCGTTTGATGCATGAGACTTTTTTTGCCCATCTCTTCTGATCAGATAATACGTAAGGGAGATCGCTGCAATAAGGTTTACAGACAGCAGCATGACGCTCATCCAGTCTTCATGCGTGAATGCTCCGCCCTCCGCCCATACCCGCAAGAGGTAGCCAGCATCCAGATGGTTGAAATACCACTGCAGACCATCACTCCAGTTGATGCTACTTAAGTAAGATAAAAACGGGATTTCAGACATAACAGACTCCTTGCACAGGAGCTTAAGCTAAAATGCCCTTACGGCATCTGATGTGACGCAGATCATGCAAGTTATGGTTAACCTTTGCTTATGAGACATGCCCTCCTCACCAACGTGTGGAATCGGGATCAGGTCGTGATTCACGGGTTCAGGCCGGGTTCAAGGAGATCCTGGCCCCTCAATAGAGTCCTATACAGTTAGTTCAGGATAACCTTCCGGATCACTATCCAGCTCAGTAAGGAAAATCATGGAGTGAATCTTCTCTTTAGCTATTCGGGCGGTCTGATTGTTGGCAGCCAGCACAAATGAGATCGACATGGTTTTGACCAACTTGCCTCTGATCTCATCACCGCAAATGGTCTTGATCTCATCGCTGGCCGGGAAACCAGACTCATCCGGGCGCATCAAAAAGATATGGGCAATGTTCTCTTTTTTTACAAGCACATCACCATAGGATGTTTTGATTTTGAAATCATTTTTAAGCACTTTACCGGCCAGGGTCTGGCCGTTACGTAATATGAGCTGGTCTTCTGCGTATGCCATCTGCTACTCCCTTATTGCCAGAAAGTATCTGGCTAACGGTATCACTCTCGCCCCATTTCAGTTGCAAAAGGGTGCTAAAAGAGGAAACGAGCAACTCAATCTGCTCATCAATCAGACATCATACACTATTTATCCATAGAACTGGAGCTTTGAGACTACAGGTCTTGCAAGACCACATCTTTGATCTGGTCACAGCATTAAATCGTCTAACTGATTGCATTGTAATTCCTGATTCCATTGCTTTGATCGTTGGAAAAAAGATCCCCATTTAGAGGGAATGTTTTTCCCTATAGTGAAAAAACCACGCCCTGAAAAAGCCATAACATATTGGTTTTATAGGCATTTATTTCAAATGAGTCTTTGGCCGATTACTTGCGGTAGTAAGCTAAGAGAAACTTTTAAACTGGCAGGGAGATATTATGCAATTTGGTTTTAAGGCGTTAAGCGGTGCAGATAAGAGAGCTCAGGCAAATATCGCTGGCAGGAGCCAGAAACAGGCCAGAACTATCGCAGCAGATCATCTGATCGGCCCTTTCAATCAGACTAAAGATACGATCAATGAGATTATTGAGATGACCGGGGCGATTCCTCTGTTTGATAAAATTGACAGCGTGCAGGTCGGCGTTATTGCCGCGCATATGCAGGTCAAGCATCTGGATGAAAATCAGCGCCTGTTTGCCGAAGGTGAAGCCAGCGATTACATCTGCTTTGTTGTCTCCGGTACTCTGGAAGTATTCAAGCAGTCACAGACCGGTAAGAAGGTCTCTGTATCCACGCTATCCCGTGGTCGCTGCATCGGTGAGATGGCACTGCTTGATAGCTATGCCCGCTCTGCCACCGTGATTGCCCGGACCCCGTGTACACTGCTCAAACTCAGCCGTGAAAGTTTTGATCATATTCTCGATGAGCGCCCCCGTGCCGGTATCTCACTTTTGAAGACCCTCTCGAAATCGATCAGTCTGCATCTGCGCAAAACATCCGGTCAGTTCGCCGATGCCCATGATGCAACAACTGCAGACGCGGCTGTTCCTGTTCTCAATGAGAAAACCACCAAACAACCGAAACTGATCGATCACATCATCAACAGAAAAGAGTCGAAGCTGCCTCCCCTGATCAGGCAGTTCATCTAACAGATCTCCTCAAAGCCCTCTGCTGATCCTTCGGCATTGGCAGAGGGGCGGTTTCATTCATAGCCAGACGCAGTTGAGCCTGTTTTTAATGACAAAACAGCCAAACAGTCGTGCCCTTGGGGAAAAAGGTGACAGTTTATCTACTCTTCACCCTTTCCTGAATTTGGTGAATGTTGTCGGCGAAACGATAGTTAACGTTTTCCTTCAATCACTATGTTTCGGGGTGTCAGTGTTCTTTCACAAAAAAGAGAAACATTCACGCTGTAACCATGATCTTCAAAGTGTGCCACCATATCCATGATCAACCAGAGCTCTAAAGCACGTTTGAAACATTGGCGAAGCAGTTGCAGGCGTTTGACCTCAAAGCGGCGCTGCTCTCCTCTGACCTGCCACCGCTCCCATTCGACTTTAGCGGGCAGTGGCACGCCTTCTCTGGCACACAGCTTTTTGCAGTAGCTTGCAAAATTCTCTTTCAACCATGTTTTAGGGACGGGATTGAAGGAGATGTAATCAGCGTTTCCGGAAATCGCTTCGCGCAGCTGCTGAAAACCCAGTTGATATGCCATCTCCCTGCTGCGTTTCTCTATCTCCCTGTTGTTGGCAGTGACGGTCTCATTCACCGCCAGCCGTAGCGCTTCTCTGGATAACTGCAGTTTCAAGCCGGAACTGAAGGGTCTGTATTCTCTGTCGCGGCCAAGATGATAACAGCACGGTACGATGGTGAAGCTCGGTGTTTTTGTCTCGATGATCTGTTTGACCAGCTCACGATGCAGATCACCACAGGCATGCAGTGCGATGGGGTGGTGGTCCTTCAGATAATCACTGACCGGATCATTGAGCACATCCACAGCTTTGAACTGCTGATCTACGTTATATTTCCCGGCAAGTTTACGGCCTGAATCCACCAGATCCCGGTTATACTCAAGTGTTGTGACCGGTTGTTGCCATCTGCCGGATAGCAGACGCCCGAGATAACCTTTACCCCCACACCATTCGGTGATGGCTAGCTGTGGATTGGCTATGCATGCGTAAAGTGATTTGATCTGGGACCACTTTCTGCCGGGAATGCCTGCATGTAGCTGTGGTTCAATCAGCTCGTGTTGCCGCTGCTCATTGCCGGGCAATTCGATCAGTGTTGGAATGGCTGAAAGCGCAGGCAGATAAGCTGATAAAAATGTTATCAGTGCACTATGATCCGAGCCATACAAGTTGACTGAATCCTCATCCAGCGCCAGCAGTGCCCGAGTGAGTTCAGGGTATTGGTCACACCACTCCGGCCGAGCTGTTTTAAACGGCTCCGGCTGCCAGAGCGATTTAGTTTCAACAAGTAGTGCATCGAGTTGTTGCAGATGGGAGTCATAGGACATGCGAGAGATCTTAGATCGCAGTCGTGAACTTTGCATGGGTTCAATGACCTGATGCCAGCTTCAGATCAAACTGCGTTTACAATATCAGAATCATGGTGCCTGCCACCACGGTACAGGTGATGAAGTAGGGCAGAGCCATGTAGACCATGCTGCCATAACCGAGACGGATTTTCGGGGCGAGTGCGGAGGTGAGCAGGAACAAAAATGCAGCCTGACCGTTGGGGGTGGACATGCTGGGGATACCGGTGCCCATCACCACAGCTACCGATTGCGCCTCAAAGGCAGCTCGTGTGATCAGCCCCTGATCGAGAAGCTCCCTGATCTGATCCATATAGATGGTGGCAACAAAGACATTGTCACTGATCGCCGAGAGGAATCCGTTGGTAAGGAAGACCATAAAGACCTGAATACTACCGTCCAGACTCATCACCCACTGCATGATCGGATGGAACATGAACTGGCTCTGAATCATCGCCACAATCACATAGAACATCACCAGCAGTGATGCAAACGGCAGCCCCGGCATAAAGGCTTCGGCGATTTTATGCTCATCGGTCACGCCTGTGATGGCGGTGGCGAGGATAATCACACCGAGCCCGATCAGGCCGATCTCAGCCAGATGCATCGATAAGGCAACCACCATGAGCAGGCCAACGATAGCTTGAAATACCATGATCATACGCTGGCTGGGGGTGGTTGATTCGCGCAGTTTTTTGTCCTCATCTGCAAGAATTTTGCGGACATTGACCGGTAGTTCAGCACCATAATTGAACCAGCCGAACTTCTCGACCACCAGACAGGTGAGGATACCAGCCAGCAGGGTGGGGATAGTGGCTGGTGAAACCATGCTCAGGAATGTGACGAAATCCCAGCCCGCTTCATTGCCAATGACCAGGTTCTCAGGTTCTCCAACGAGGGTGCAGACACCACCAATGGCAGTGCCGATGGCACCATGCATTAGCAGACCGCGCAGGAAGGCGCGGAAATTATCCAGATCCTGACGATACAGCTCATCGATGTATTCATCATTCGGATCGGGATCTTCATGGTAACCGACCTTTGAAACTGCAAATTCATAGACATCATAAAAGCTGGTGGCGATAGCGATAAGGATGGCAAGAATGGTCAGGGCATCTAGAAATGCGGAGAGGATGGCAACCACCACAAGCGTGGTCATATTAACGATCAGACGTGATTGAATACCCAGCAGCACGTGATTAATGGCGCGAAACAGCACATCTCTGAGAAAGTGCACACCGGCAACCATAAAGATCACCAGAAGAATCACCGGCAGACCATGCTCGATCTCTTCATAAACGGTATGGCTGTCAGTCAGCTGCAACAGCAGCGCCTGAATCGCAAACAGGCCGCCCGGCTGTAGAGGGAAACATTTCAACGCCATCGCCAGCGTGCCGATAAATTCGACCAGAATAAACCATGAGGTAACCAGCGGGCCTGCGATAAAATAGAGCACAACGTTGAGTATCAGAGCGAAGAGAATGATCTGTTTGTACCAGAGTGGCGATCGGCCGAGGAAAAGTTTCAGGGGGATGGAAACAGTAGAGGGGGTGGCTGTTGCTACGCTGTCGGTGCTGCTCATGAGGTTCTCCAATATCGAATGCTGCGGCATACTACACCATAAATAATTAATTTCAGGCTGATATTTGAGTGATGTGACAAATTGCTTCCATGACCATGCAGGGGCAGATGAATCAGAAAGCAGAGCGTTGCACTTGCACGTTGGAAGTCGTTACTATCGAGCCAAATAATAAACAGTCTGCTGGTGGGGTTCTGATGCAACAAAACGATTTTGTGAATGGTCTTCTGGATTTTATTAAAGCATCACCCACACCGTTTCATGTAGTGCAAAATATGGTTGTGATACTGGAGTCTGCCGGTTTCAAACAGTTGCGTGAAAAGGATGCCTGGAGTGCAGAGGTGGGAGAGGCCTGCTTTGTCACACGTAACGATTCATCGATTATCGCATTCCGGTTGAACCAGCCACTTGTTGAACATGGCATCAATATGGTCGGTGCTCATACCGACAGCCCATGCCTGAAGGTGAAACCCAACCCTGAAATCACCGAAAAGGGTTACCTGCAGCTCGGTGTTGAGGTCTATGGCGGCGCACTGCTTAACCCGTGGTTCGACCGTGATCTCTCACTGGCCGGACGGGTCAGTTATCTCGATAAGAAGGGTCAGATTGCTCACCAGTTGATTAATTGGCAGAAGGCTATCGCAACGATTCCATCGCTGGCGATCCATCTGGATCGGGAAGCCAATGAGAATCGTAAGATCAACAAACAGACCGACCTGCCACCGGTGTTGATGAGGATCTCTGCAGAAGAGGTTGATGAAATCTGTTTCAGTGATCTTCTGCTTGAGCAGGTGAAGGCGTGCGATGTAAATGCGACAAAAGTACTCGATTATGAGTTGAGCTTTTATGATCTTCAGGCTCCTGCTGTCATCGGCTTGAACGATGAATTCATCGCCGCTGCCCGACTCGATAATCTGCTTAGCTGTTATACCGGTCTGATGGCACTGATCGATCAGCAGGGCTCACAAAACAGGCTGTTGATCTGCAGTGATCATGAAGAGATCGGCAGTGTTTCAGCCGCTGGTGCGCAGGGGAACTTCCTCAAATCGGTACTGAATCGTTTGTGCGGCGGTGAAGAGGCATTGGTGCGTACGATGGCCTCCAGCCTGATGATCTCAGTCGATAATGCCCACGCTATTCACCCTAACTTTGCAGACAGGCATGATGCCAATCATGGCCCGATGATTAATGCCGGACCGGTGATCAAAACCAATGCCAACCAGCGTTATGCCACCAACAGTGAAACCGCTGCGATGTTCAAGCAGTGGGCTGCTCAGGCGGATGTGCCGGTGCAGTCATTTGTGGTGCGCTCTGATATGGCCTGCGGCAGTACCATTGGTCCGACCACTGCAAAAGAGCTGGGAGTGCGCACTGTGGATGTTGGAGTACCGACCTTTGCCATGCACTCGATTCGTGAACTGGCTGGACGACAGGACGCCTGTTATCTCTACGCTGTGTTGAAACAGAGTTTTAAATGATGCGGGTCTGAGCCGTGCAGTTCGAATCGATCTATCAGCGTGCTGCTGAGCGAAAGGGGGGAAGCGCTGAGCTTGCACTGCTTCTGCCTGCAGTGGTTAAACCGGAATCAGTTGCTGCAGTGGATGAGAGCCGCTTTCTTGCCGAGATGACCCGCTGCATTTTTCAGGCCGGTTTTGTCTGGCGGGTAATCAATCAGAAGTGGGTTGGTTTTGAAGCGGTATTCCACAGTTTTGATGTGAATACGATTCTGGGGCTTCTGCCTGAGGATTGGGAAGCGATCAAACAGGATACTCGCATCGTTCGCAACGGCCAGAAAATCAGCTCAGTCAGAGGCAATGCTCAGTTTATTGAAGATATAGCACTGGAGTTCGGAAGTTTTGCCGGCTTCATTGCCGAGTGGCCAGAAGCTGATCTGATCGGCCTCTTTGCACTGCTCAAAAAACGGGGCTCCCGGCTTGGGGGCAATAGCGGTCAGCGTTTTTTGCGCAATGTGGGTAAGGATACGTTTGTGCTGACCCGGGATGTGGTCTGCTGCCTGCAGAACAGTGGTCTGAAGATCCATGATAACCCCACCTCCAAACGCGATCTTTCAGCTATTCAACAGACCTTTAATGGTTGGCATGAAGAGTCGGGGCTCTCCTATACCCATTTGAGTAAAATCGCTGCCTATTCGATAGGCTGAATCCACTATCGCTTTGAGCCAATGTGAAAATGCGTGATCTGGCTTACATGATTATTCTTTTGAGAACTGCAAACTGGCTTCTTGCATGAAAGGAGGCCAATCATGACAACAGCAACTGCCCACATTGAAGATAGTCCTAAAATCATATTCAGCAATGCAACCAAGAAGAGACTGGCGATCACCTGTTTTGCTGTTGCAGCGATACTCTCTGTTAAAATCCTGATTGATTTGAGCGCTCTGGTATAATCATTGCGTGAAAGAGGACGCTAATATTGGCGGCCTCTTGTTTCATGAAACGAAGCTGACAGTTTAAACTTCAACCGTTCACGGCTGAGGAAATTATAACTGCTTAGCAGGCTGTCAGGCCATGGCTGCGGAACTGATCAATGACACGTTTCAACAGTTCAGTGGTAGGCGTTTGAACATCTTTCAGATGGTACTTGAATCCTAACTCCTGCCATTTCTGCTCACCCATTTTGTGGAATGGCAGCACCTCCACGCGTTCAACGCCGTTCAGTGTGCTAATGAACTCAGCGAGCTTCTCAACATCATCAACATCATCGGTATATCCCGGTACCAGCACATAACGTATGCGCATCTTCTTACCCATAGCCGAGAGGCGACGGGCAAAATCGAGCGTTGGCTGCAGCGGTTTGGAGGTCAAAGCCAGATATTTGGCTGCATCAATATGTTTAATATCGAGCAGTACCAGATCGATATCATCGAAATAGTCATCGTCAAGATGAGCGGCAAGAAAGCCCTGGGTGTCGAGTGCGGTATGCAGGCTGTAGTCATGTTTGGCGAGGTAGAAGATCTCGCGGATAAAATCCGCCTGCATCAGCGGTTCACCACCCGAGATCGTTAAACCACCTGCAAAACGGAGGAATGAGGCGAATTCGGCCATCTCTTCAATGACGCGATCAACGGTCATCAGCGTGCCGTTATGCATTTTTATGGTATCAGGATTATGGCAGTAGAGGCAGCGGAACTGGCAGCCGGAAACAAACACCACAAAGCGCATGCCCGGGCCATCAACGGCACTGCCCATCTCAAAGGAGTGCACAAATCCCGAAAGCCGGCCCTGTTCATCGATACAGGCGGGCGAAATAGAACCCGGGGGATTAACCGTGTTGTTTTGATCCATCTCTGTGAGTCTGTCCTATCAATCATTGCTGCCTTGCCATAGTGGCAAGGCAGCGCAGCTTATAGATTAAAAGTGCAGGTGGAAGGTTCGGTTAATGACGTCCAGCTGCTGCTCTCTGGTCAGTTTGATGAAGTTCACCGCATAACCGGAGACACGCAGGGTGAGCTGAGGATAGTTTTCAGGATGCTCCATCGCATCAAGCAGGGTATCCCGATTCAGTACATTCACATTGACGTGAAAACCATTGGCATTACAGAAGACATCAACACAGTTGCTCAGGTTGCCCACTCGATCAGCCAGAGTCTGACCCAGAGCACCCTCTGTGCAGGTTGCTGTCCATGAAATACCGTCGAGCGCTGCGTCGTAAGGCAGTTTGGCTACCGATGCTCCGGAGGCGATAAATCCTTTGCTGTCACGCCCGTTCATGGCGTTGGCACCGGGTGCAAAGGGTTCACCGGCACGGCGACCATCAGGTGTATTGCCGGTCTTCATACCGTAAACCACATTGGAGGTGATGGTCAGTACCGATTGGGTTGGTACGCTGTCGCGGTAGGTTTTGTGTTTACGGATCTTCTCCATAAAGGTTTCAACCAGCCAGACAGCGATCTCATCGACGCGGTCATCATTGTTGCCATAAGCAGGGAAATCACCTTCAATATCGAAATCCTTGGCGATACCCTGTTCATCGCGGATGACACGCACCCTGGCGAATTTAATGGCTGAAAGTGAGTCGGCAGCCACAGAGAGTCCGGCAATGCCGCAGGCCATGGTGCGCAGAATATCGCGATCATGCAGCGCCATCTCAATGCGCTCATAATGGTATTTATCATGCATGTAGTGGATGGCGTTTAGCGCTTTGATATAGGTCGTGGCAAGCCAGTCCATCATCTTCTCAAATTTCGCAACGACCTCATCATAGTCGAGGTAGTCGGCGGTGATCGGCTCAAAACCATCGACAACCTTAACGCCGCTCTTCTCATCCACACCGCCATTGATCGCATAGAGCATGGTTTTTGCCAGATTGCAGCGTGCGCCGAAGAACTGCATCTGCTTGCCGATACGCATGGCCGATACACAGCAGGCGATGGCATAATCATCCCCCCAATGCTGGCGCATCAGATCATCCGATTCATACTGGATAGCACTGGTCTCAATGGAGACACGGGAGCAGAAATCCTTAAATCCTTTGGGCATCGCATTCGACCAGAGCACAGTGAGATTCGGCTCCGGGGCCGGGCCGAGGTTGTAGAGGGTATGCAGGAAGCGGAAGCTATTTTTAGTGACCAGAGTGCGACCATCTTCACCCATACCACCGATGGTTTCAGTCACCCAGGCAGGGTCACCGGAGAAGAGCTGATCATACTCAGGTGTGCGCAGGAAACGCACGATACGCAGCTTGATCACCAGATCATCAATCAGCTCCTGTGCCGATGACTCATCAAGAAGCCCGGCATCGATATCACGCTGGATATAGATATCCAGGAAGGTGGAGATGCGACCAATCGACATCGCCGCCCCGTTCTGCTCCTTGATCGCAGCCAGATAACCGAAGTAGGTCCACTGCACCGCTTCCTGTGCTGTGGTCGCGGCAACGCCAATATCAAAACCGTAACTGGCAGCCATCTGTTTGAGTTCATCCAGCGCCCTGATCTGTTCAGAGATCTCTTCGCGGCTGCGCAGTACCTCTTCACTGAACTGCAGATCATTGAGTTCAGCCTTTTCACGTCTCTTCTCGGTGATCAGGAAATCGACGCCATAGAGGGCGACGCGACGATAGTCACCAACGATGCGACCACGGCCATAAGCATCAGGCAGGCCTGTGATAATGCCGGAACGACGGCAGGCGAGGATGTCAGGGCTATAGACATCAAACACACCCTGATTGTGATCTTTACGGTAGCGGCTGAAGGCCTCTTTTACGGCTGCATCAAGCTCATAACCGTAGGCCTGAAGACCGGCCTCGACCATGCGCAGGCCGCCGTTGGGAATGATGGCGCGTTTTAGTGGCGCATCGGTCTGCAAGCCAACAATCAACTCCACCGCTTTGTTGATATAACCCGGCCTGTGGGCTGTGATGGATGAGCCGATATCACTGGATACATCCAGCACACCCTTGATACGCTCCTCTTCAATCAGCTTTGAGGTCTCCACCCATAGTTGGCTGGTACGCGCTGTGGCAGGGGCGAGAAAGCTCTCGTCGCCCTCATAGGGAGCGTAGTTCTGCTGAATGAAGTCGCGCAGATCGATCCGCTCTTTCCATTCACTACCCTTAAAGTTGTTCCATGCTTGCAGGGTTGAAGTTGTTTCTGGTGAATTCACAATGATTCCTCTGTTTTGGGTCGGTTCAACTGCCATCGGCAGCCAAGTGTTGCGGACGAGCCGCTTTGATGGGTGTTAACTGAAAATAGTGAGCTATCAGGCTCCGCTGTGCCAATCAGGATTGAACTGGACAGGACTCCAGAAAAAAGGCTTCAACCAGCGCCCTTGCAGGGCGTAGAGATGAGATTCTGATGCTATGACTGATCTTAACAAGTTGACGGCATGTATGCGCGGAAGACATTTTGTTACTCTCTTTTTGGAGCATATAGTAATTTGAAACGCATTCTATATTCATGGGCACAATGCACAACATCTAAATCATATAAAAATTCTGGGTGGGAAGATGGGACTCCTCTCTGTTTAGCCATGGCATCAACCTCCTTGCAGCCAGCACCCTCCTGAGCTTACAGGCGAGCCGGTAGCATCGCCTGTAAGCAACTCCTACTACGAGGGGGGGATAGAAGTCTGTAACTATTCAGCAAGCTCTGTTCCACTCTGCTGAAAAGAGCTGCAGGCAGTAGTGGCAACAAATTTTTCATGATGCGTATCGTGATGCTGCTGAATTATCGTGCAGTTGTGCCTCTTTGTGAGGCAGGAGTGCCGTTCTGTCCGGTGATGACTGTTCAGGTTATCTGTTGTTGTCTGCACATTTAGAAGGGGGCAGGCACTTCAAACTGCAGCCGTTCACGGGTGAGTGGATGGTTAAAGCACAGGCGTTGGGCGTGCAGCATCAGTCGATCACCTGAGCGCCCATAGAGCGCATCACCGACAATCGCCGCATTCAGACCATCCTTGTGTGAGGCGTGTATGCGCAGTTGATGGGTACGCCCTGTTAAAGGATAGAACCAGACGCGGGTGGTTTCACCCTCAAAACCTAAAACCTGCCAGCGGGTTTTAGCGGCTTTTCCGTATTCAAGGCTGACCATCTGACGTGGCGTGTCATCAAGATCAACGATTAGCGGCAGATCGATCTCACCCTCAAGCTGATCTGGCGATAGCTTTCTTGATAAAATCGCCTCATAGCGTTTTTCCACACTGCGTTGTATGAATTGGCGCTGCAGAAATTTGTTGGCCAGCAGATTTTTCGCCACAAGCAGTAGCCCTGAAGTGGCCATATCCAGTCGGTGCACCAGTCGCAGTTCCGGATTGTCCGGATAGCGTTGCATCAGGCGGGTATAAACAGAGTCCTGAACCAGTTTGCCCGGTGCCGACATCAGACCGGAGGGTTTATTGATCACCAGCAGACTCTCATCTTCATAGACAATTCTCGGTTCAGATGCATCGATATGCTCAGCGAAATCGGGTTCCGCTTCCACCGCCAGACCACGTAACATAAACGGTAGTATCTTACGGCATTTTCCCCGGCAGGCGGGATAAAAGTGGGCATGGTGTCGGATGCCGGCAGAGGGTGAAGCACCCCACCAGAATTCACCCAGTGCTATCGGCTGCAGTTGATGCTTACGGGCATAGTGAACCAGTTTAGGGCCGGCACAATCGCCTGACCCTGCCGGTGGCATGCCATCAAAGAAGTCGGTGATGGGCTGCGTCTCGCCGGCAAAGTTGCTCAGCCGGTAGGTGGCAAACAGTATGTTGTGCAGTTGACGTGACTTTTCGGTGCGCTGCGCTTTGATCTCTTTTATCTGCTGCTCAATCTCATCGAGCTGCTGCTGTAAGATCTGTAGTTTTTCCTGCCAGGCGAGAGTGGCATTGGTGAATTCGCGTTTATGATGCTGACTGGCCAGCGCCAGTGCTCGCATTTGTGTTTGCTGCGCATCAGCATCACCGGCTGCAAGAAGCTTCAACCGCTGCTGTTTGCGCTCAGCTTTGGCCTCTCTGTGGCGCTGTTTCAGTGCAGCCAGAGCCAGATCACGCTGTTGCTGAAGAGACGCGATCTCCTGCATCAGATTTGCTCGCTGCTCGCTGCTTTTCAGTAGATCGAT from Mariprofundus sp. NF harbors:
- a CDS encoding methyltransferase is translated as MSYDSHLQQLDALLVETKSLWQPEPFKTARPEWCDQYPELTRALLALDEDSVNLYGSDHSALITFLSAYLPALSAIPTLIELPGNEQRQHELIEPQLHAGIPGRKWSQIKSLYACIANPQLAITEWCGGKGYLGRLLSGRWQQPVTTLEYNRDLVDSGRKLAGKYNVDQQFKAVDVLNDPVSDYLKDHHPIALHACGDLHRELVKQIIETKTPSFTIVPCCYHLGRDREYRPFSSGLKLQLSREALRLAVNETVTANNREIEKRSREMAYQLGFQQLREAISGNADYISFNPVPKTWLKENFASYCKKLCAREGVPLPAKVEWERWQVRGEQRRFEVKRLQLLRQCFKRALELWLIMDMVAHFEDHGYSVNVSLFCERTLTPRNIVIEGKR
- the pflA gene encoding pyruvate formate-lyase-activating protein — protein: MDQNNTVNPPGSISPACIDEQGRLSGFVHSFEMGSAVDGPGMRFVVFVSGCQFRCLYCHNPDTIKMHNGTLMTVDRVIEEMAEFASFLRFAGGLTISGGEPLMQADFIREIFYLAKHDYSLHTALDTQGFLAAHLDDDYFDDIDLVLLDIKHIDAAKYLALTSKPLQPTLDFARRLSAMGKKMRIRYVLVPGYTDDVDDVEKLAEFISTLNGVERVEVLPFHKMGEQKWQELGFKYHLKDVQTPTTELLKRVIDQFRSHGLTAC
- a CDS encoding cyclic nucleotide-binding domain-containing protein, with amino-acid sequence MQFGFKALSGADKRAQANIAGRSQKQARTIAADHLIGPFNQTKDTINEIIEMTGAIPLFDKIDSVQVGVIAAHMQVKHLDENQRLFAEGEASDYICFVVSGTLEVFKQSQTGKKVSVSTLSRGRCIGEMALLDSYARSATVIARTPCTLLKLSRESFDHILDERPRAGISLLKTLSKSISLHLRKTSGQFADAHDATTADAAVPVLNEKTTKQPKLIDHIINRKESKLPPLIRQFI
- a CDS encoding DNA-3-methyladenine glycosylase I, with the translated sequence MQFESIYQRAAERKGGSAELALLLPAVVKPESVAAVDESRFLAEMTRCIFQAGFVWRVINQKWVGFEAVFHSFDVNTILGLLPEDWEAIKQDTRIVRNGQKISSVRGNAQFIEDIALEFGSFAGFIAEWPEADLIGLFALLKKRGSRLGGNSGQRFLRNVGKDTFVLTRDVVCCLQNSGLKIHDNPTSKRDLSAIQQTFNGWHEESGLSYTHLSKIAAYSIG
- a CDS encoding M18 family aminopeptidase, whose protein sequence is MQQNDFVNGLLDFIKASPTPFHVVQNMVVILESAGFKQLREKDAWSAEVGEACFVTRNDSSIIAFRLNQPLVEHGINMVGAHTDSPCLKVKPNPEITEKGYLQLGVEVYGGALLNPWFDRDLSLAGRVSYLDKKGQIAHQLINWQKAIATIPSLAIHLDREANENRKINKQTDLPPVLMRISAEEVDEICFSDLLLEQVKACDVNATKVLDYELSFYDLQAPAVIGLNDEFIAAARLDNLLSCYTGLMALIDQQGSQNRLLICSDHEEIGSVSAAGAQGNFLKSVLNRLCGGEEALVRTMASSLMISVDNAHAIHPNFADRHDANHGPMINAGPVIKTNANQRYATNSETAAMFKQWAAQADVPVQSFVVRSDMACGSTIGPTTAKELGVRTVDVGVPTFAMHSIRELAGRQDACYLYAVLKQSFK
- the nhaB gene encoding sodium/proton antiporter (involved in regulation of intracellular pH under alkaline conditions), with product MSSTDSVATATPSTVSIPLKLFLGRSPLWYKQIILFALILNVVLYFIAGPLVTSWFILVEFIGTLAMALKCFPLQPGGLFAIQALLLQLTDSHTVYEEIEHGLPVILLVIFMVAGVHFLRDVLFRAINHVLLGIQSRLIVNMTTLVVVAILSAFLDALTILAILIAIATSFYDVYEFAVSKVGYHEDPDPNDEYIDELYRQDLDNFRAFLRGLLMHGAIGTAIGGVCTLVGEPENLVIGNEAGWDFVTFLSMVSPATIPTLLAGILTCLVVEKFGWFNYGAELPVNVRKILADEDKKLRESTTPSQRMIMVFQAIVGLLMVVALSMHLAEIGLIGLGVIILATAITGVTDEHKIAEAFMPGLPFASLLVMFYVIVAMIQSQFMFHPIMQWVMSLDGSIQVFMVFLTNGFLSAISDNVFVATIYMDQIRELLDQGLITRAAFEAQSVAVVMGTGIPSMSTPNGQAAFLFLLTSALAPKIRLGYGSMVYMALPYFITCTVVAGTMILIL